The following is a genomic window from Geoalkalibacter halelectricus.
AAGCCCGAGGTGTTCGCCCTGCGGTTGCGCGACGGGCGGCCCCTGTGGCGTTTCGCTTATGCGCCCTCGCCCGCCGACGACCACCGCCAGGGCGGGGTGGTGCTGCTGGATGATCTGGTGCTGGTGCCGGCCTGGAATGGCACGCTCCATGCTTTGGATAAACTCACCGGCACGCCGCGCTGGTCCTTTGACAGCGGCGCGGCCTTGCGCGCCGCCCCGGCGCTGGATGAGGAGCGCATCTATCTCGCCGATACGGGAGGAAAGCTCAGCGCTCTCGACCTTCAAGGGCAGCTGCTCTGGCAATGGGCAGGCGACGAATCCCTACTTGCCGTGCCACAGCTGATCCCTCAAGGGGTGGTGGTGCTGGGGCGTGGTGGCACCCTGCGGGCCTTTTCGCGCGACGGAGAGATCCTCTGGCAGCAGGAGCTGAATGAAACCTGTTTCTACGCCGCGCCGGTGCCTGTGGACACAACCCTGGTGGTGGCGACCGCCGGGAGCGGACTGTGGCGCTTGTCCGCCGCCACCGGGGAGGTCATCTGGCGCGCGCAACTGAGCGGCCCCTCTTACGCGACGCCGTTGGTTCATCGGGGGCGGATTTTTGTCGGCGACAACGACGGAACCCTGGAAATCTTCGGTCTCGACAGCGGTGATTCCCTGGCGCAAACAGCAGTTTCGGGGGCTATCCAGGGCGCGCCCGCAATCTTTCAGGATCACCTGGTGTTCGGGGCCCGTGACGGCGCCCTGCACAGACTGCGGATCGAGGATCGTATGCCGTAAAGAAAAAACCCTTGTATCCATCCACCCAGGGGTGGGGTCGCAGCCCCGTGCTTGAACCCTGCTGAACAGTTACACAACCTTTAGGGTTGCCGTACACATGCATCGTCCTCAGTTTCACATCGCCCTGATTTGCTGCGCGTTGCTCTGGTCCCTGACGGCCCGACCGGCGTCGGCCATGGAGGTCGCGGGAGAGCTGTCCGGCCACACGCGCTGGTCCGGTGAGGTGTTGCTCACCCAGGAAGTGATGGTGCCCGCGGGCGCGCGTTTGGAGATCGCCCCGGGAACCCGGGTGCGTGCGGCGACGGCGGCAAGCGTTCTGCGGATCAACGGCGCTTTGGAGGTCGCCGGTCAAGCCGAGGCACCGGTTGAGTTTCTCACCCCGCACGGCTGGCAGGGCATTGTGTTCGAGCGCCCCGACCAGCCGGCGCGAATTCGTTATGCACGTTTTTCGGGCGCCGCCACGGCGCTGACCGCCTCAGGCGCCGAGGTGCAGCTCGAACAGGTGACCTTCAGGGAGTGCCGGACCGCGGTCAAGGGGTTGCGAGAAGCCCATCTGCGGGTGCGCGACAGCCGCTTTGAAAACAACCAGATCGGCGTCGATGCGGAGCTCAAATCCCGCCTGACCTTGCAGGGCTGCCTCTTCGAGGGCCAGGCGCAGGCCGGCGCGCGGGTCGCCACCGGCAGTCATCTCAAGCTGTCCGACTGCCGCTTTGTGGGCAACGGCGCGGGCCTGGTTCTCCAGCAGAAGATCACCGGGGCGATCACCGCCAGCCGTTTTCTCGACAACGACCGCGGCCTGGTCGGCACCCGCACCGGCGCCGGTCTTGAGGTCCGGGGCAATCTTTTCGAGAACAACCGCATCGCCTTGGAGAGCGAAACCTTCTCACAGTTCGCCCTGAGCGACAATCGCTTCGTGCGCAACCAAACGGCGGTGAAAAGCGACCAGTTCGCCACCGGAGAATTTCTGCACAACCTCTTCGAGGGCAACCGCATCGCCCTGAAGAACACCCGCCGCGCCGACCCGCGCGTGGCGCGCAATGTGTTTCACGGCAACGAGGTGGCGGTCTACTGCGATTTTTCCAGCTACCCGCGCCTGCACGACAACAACTTTGTGGAAAACCCCCTGGCGGTCAAGCTCGGACCCTTTCAAAGTGCCGCCGGGGCCCGCCTGCCGGGCGCCCAGCGCCAAGAGGGTATGATAGGGCCCGGCCCAGGAGCGGCGTTGGAGTTCCAGGCGGATTCGATCCAGGACTTCATTGATGCCTCGGCCAACTGGTGGGGGATGGATACCCCGCAATTGGCCGCCGCGGGAGCCGAGGGCAATCCCTCGATCTTTTTTGACCGCAGGGATCAGGCTGAGGTAGAGTTGACGGACGGCGCCGGAGGCGGGCTTCTCGATCAGGTGCGCTTCAGCCCCTGGCTGAACGCCCCGGTGGCCGACGCCGGTCCGCGCTGACCCGCAAATTGCCGGCAGTTTCTCGGCGCCGGCAGGGCGAGGGCAGGGCAAGAGGCAAGGATAACAACGTTTAAGGGAGTGGATGAGATGAAAATCAAGACGGGACGCTTGCTGGTGGCGGCGGTACTGGTTCTGCTGCTGGGCGGCTTGGCGGGCCAGGCCGCGGCCTGCGTGGGCAAAACCCTGACCCTGGGCACCACCGCCGATCCGCAGCAGACGCTGCTGGCCGAGATCGTCGCCTTGCTGATCAGCGAGCGCACCGGCACGGCGGTGAACATCGAGCAGTTCGACTCGGCGGCGGCGGTTCACGACGCGCAGCTGCGCGCCAACGTGGATATCGTCATCGGCTATACGGCCCTGGGGCACTTGGATATTTTGGGCGCCGAGCCCCTCAGTGACCCCCAGGATCTTTATCAGACCGTCAAGGCCCGCTTCAGCCAGGACATGAACCTGATCTGGCTTGAGCCCTTCGGGTTCGACCGCCAGGCACAAACCGCCGCCTTGGTCTCCGACCAGGCCGCACCCGTGGTGCGTCGCGACACCCTGCGCCGCTTTCCCGCCCTGGCACGTCTGATCGGGCGGCTTGGCGGCACCATCGACGAGGCCACCCTGGCCGCCTTGGAGGAGCAATCCCAAAGCCAACCCGCGCGCGATGTGGCGCGCGGCTTCTTGCGCGAAAACCGCTTGATCTGATGCGAAGGGAGGCGGGCATGGCCCAACTCGACCGACGCCGCTTCGTTCGCCAGAGCCTGCATGGGGCCCTGGCCGCCGCGACGTTGGGCACCTTGCCGGTTCTGGATCTTCTGGCCCTGCCGGCTCGTGCCGAGGACAGCCGCGTGACCCTGGCGCTGCGCGAGGGTCAGGACATCGAACGCCTGGTGGCCGACACCCTGGCAGCCCTGGGCGGAATGGAAAAATTCGTTGGCCGCGGTGAAACCGTAGTCGTCAAGCCCAACATCGGCTGGGACCGCTCTCCGGAAACGGCCGCCAACACCAATCCCCTGGTGGTGCGCGCGGTGGTCGAGCATTGCCTGGAGGCCGGCGCGCGCAGCGTGCAGGTGTTTGACCGCAGCGCCAACGACGCGCGGCGCTGCTACGTGAACAGCGGCATCGAGGCGGCGGTCAACGCCATCGGGTCCGACCGCGTGCGCGTCGAGCACATGGATCGCCGCGCCTACCGCGACATCGCCATCAAGAAGGGGGTGGAACTGACCAACTGGCCCTTCTACGTTCCCGCCCTGGAAGCTGATCGCTTCATCAACGTTCCCATCGCCAAGCACCATGGGCTCTCCACCGTCACCTTCGGCCTGAAGAACATCATGGGGGTGATCGGCGGCAACCGCGGGGTGCTGCATCGGCGCCTGTCCGAATCCCTTGCCGACATCAACACCGTGGTGCATTCGGATCTGACCCTCATCGACGCGGTGCGCATTCTGGTGGCCAACGGCCCTCAGGGCGGGCGCCTGGAGGATGTGCGGCGCACCGATACCCTCATCGCCTCGGCCGACATCGTCGCCGCCGACGCGGCGGCCTGCAGGCTCTTCGGCCATGCGCCCGAAGACATCGAAATGATCACTGAAGCCGCGCGTCGTGGTTTGGGCACCATGAATCCTGAAAGGATCGTGCGGGTTTGAGGGTGAGTTTGAAGCATCTGCGCATCGCCGTCCAGCTCCTGTGTCTGGGCGGCTTTGTTTTGCTGTTTGTCCTGACCGAATATCGCGGCGAGGATCAACTCGCCTATCCCGTCAGCCTGCTGTTTCGCATCGACCCCCTGGCGGCCCTCGCCGCCGCACTGGCTCCCGGCGCTTTCGGCTGGAGTTTGCTGTGGCCGGCACTGGTGGTGGTGCTTCTGACTTTTATCTTGGGCCGGTTTTTCTGCGGCTGGGTCTGCCCCCTGGGAACCACCCTCGACGGCCTCGGCCGGGTGGTGGGGCGAGGGAACGGACCGGTGGCGACCGGGTGGCGCCGCAGCAAGTATTACCTGCTGATTCTGCTGACGGCCGCCGGAGTGTTTGGCTTACAGATCATTGGCTTGTTCGATCCCCTCGCCATTTTCTTGCGCACCCTGACGCTGAGCCTCTATCCGGCCTGGAATCTGGTCGTCAACGGCATCTTCGAGCGGCTCTACCACAATCCGGTGCCGGTGGTTTCGCCCCTGGCCGATCGGGTCTATCCCTTCTTCGATAAGTACCTGCTTTCCTTTCATCCCCCGACCTTCACCCTGGCGGTGTTCACCCTCCTGGTGTTTTTTGCCATCGTTGCCCTGGAGAAGATCGAACGCCGCTTCTGGTGCAAAAACCTCTGCCCCCTGGGTGCGTTGTTTGGATTGTGCGCGCGTCATGCGTTGCTGCGCCGGGAACCCGCTGCGCCGTGCAGCGATTGCAGTGCCTGTCTGAACCATTGTCGCAGCGGCGCGGTGAGCGGTGCCGGACATCGCGCCGGTGAATGTCTGCTGTGCATGGACTGCGAGGGCTTCTGTCCCCAGGGGCGGGTGCGCTGGGCCTGGGGCGCGCCGCGGGCCGGGCAGGGCGTGGATCTCTCGCGGCGCGGCGTGATTACCGCCGCGGCCGCCGGCATGGTCCTGGCTCCGGTGGCCGGAGTGACCCCCGCTATGTGGCAACGCCATTCCTTTCTGCTGCGTCCCCCCGGTTCGGTGGCCGAGGCCGAATTTCAGCGCCGCTGCATCCGCTGCGGGGAGTGCATGAAGGTGTGCATCGGCGGCGCCCTTCATCCCGCCTTGCTCGATGCCGGTCCCACGGGACTGTGGACGCCGGTTCTGGTGCCGCGCATCGGCTATTGCGAATACAACTGCACTCTGTGCGGCCAGGTTTGTCCCACCGGCGCCATTCGCCCTTTAAGTCTTGAAGAGAAGCATGAATTCGTCATCGGCATCGCCGTGTTCGACCAGAATCGCTGTATCCCCTTTGCGCGGGGCGAGGAATGCCTGGTCTGCGAGGAGCATTGCCCCACGCCCGAAAAGGCCATCGTCTTCGACGTGCGGCCGCTATTGGTGGGCGATGAGGAACGGCTGGTCAAATTGCCGCGCGTGGTGCGCAATCGCTGCATCGGCTGCGGCATCTGCGAGACCCGCTGTCCCGTGGAGGGCATCAGTCCCATTCGCGTCACCAACGAAGGCGAAAGCCGGCGTCCCTTTGATCCCTGGGCATAAACCCGCCTTGTTTTCATTTCCCTCTGGTAACTGTTCGGCGTGGGGTCACAACCCCCATGTCAAGGAACGCTTTTCGCCGTCCATGGCCGCTTGACTGGCGCCATCCCTGGCGCCAGACACCCTTGCCATGAGGGCTGCGACTCCATGCCGGATGAATAGATACACCCCCTCTCTTGCATTTACGCCAAGTTGCGATAAGGTCGACACAGGTTTGTGAACCTTCTATCCGGGAGGCCGGGCCATGGATCTGGTGCGGGTATTGATCGCGATTCTTCTGCCACCCCTTGGGGTCTTTCTCCAGGTGGGGATCGGCAAACACTTTTGGATCAATCTGCTTCTGACGCTGCTCGGCTATATACCCGGCCTGGTTCACGCCATATGGATCATCGCCAAGAAATGACAGACGTCTTTCATCAAGGAGGGCAGGATGGACAAGGAAAAAAAGGAAGCCTATCGCAAAAAGATCGAAGCGCAGCTCGAGGAGTGGGACGCCCACATCGACGTGCTTAGGGCCCGCGCCAAAAAAGCCGGAGCCGATGCGCGCCTGCAGCTAGACAAGCAAATCGAGGATCTCAAGGCCCGGCGCGAGAATGTGCGGCACCGTTTGACGGAATTGCAGCAAGCCGGCGACGAAGCCTGGCACAAGGTGCGCGACGGTATCGATAAGGCCGGCGCCGAATTCAAGAGTGCCTGGGAGAAGATCAAGGAGCGGTTCTAGGGTTGTTTGCGTCCAAAGGCCGGGGCCGCAAGGAAAGGCTTAGAGGTCGTTCATGCTGCGGATGCAGTTGCGGCCCTCGTTTTTGGCTTTGTAGAGCGCATCGTCGGCCAGGCGGATCAGATCGTCCACCGAGTTGATGTTGGGATGAGGGGCGCAGGCCACCCCGAGGCTCACCGTCAACTTTTGCCCGGCCATGGGGCCGGAGAATTTCAGTTCCTGGGCCGCGGTGCGCAGGCGCTCGGCAACCTGCAGGGCGCGGTCGATCTCCGTTTCGGGCAGCACCAGGGCGAATTCCTCCCCGCCGTAGCGGGCGGCCAGATCGTATTCACGCAAGTGCCCGCGCAGCAGCGTGGCCATTTCCGCGAGAACCTCGTCGCCCACCTGGTGGCCGTAGGTGTCGTTGATCTTCTTGAAATAATCGATATCCACCATGACCAGGGCAAAGGGGGTGTGCGCGCGATCGCTGCGCTTGAACTCGCGGGCCAGGGTGTCCATCAGATGGCGGCGGTTGGACAGACGGGTCAGGGGATCGGTGTTGGACAATTCAAGCAGCAACTGGTTGCTTTCCTTGAGGCTGTCCTGCAATGACTTGATCTTGAGCTGCACCTTGACCCGCGCCACCAGTTCGCCTGGATCAAAGGGCTTGGTCACGTAGTCGCTGGCGCCTAGCTCAAGGCCGCGGATTTTGTCCTCGCGATTCTCCTTGCCCGTGAGCATGATGACGGGGATGTCGCGCAACTCCTCGCGGGTCTTGACCATGGCGAGAAATTTAAAGCCGTCGATACCAGGCATGTCCACATCGCACAGCACCACGTCCACCGGTTGGGCGAGGATTTTTTTGAACCCCTCCAAGC
Proteins encoded in this region:
- a CDS encoding right-handed parallel beta-helix repeat-containing protein is translated as MHRPQFHIALICCALLWSLTARPASAMEVAGELSGHTRWSGEVLLTQEVMVPAGARLEIAPGTRVRAATAASVLRINGALEVAGQAEAPVEFLTPHGWQGIVFERPDQPARIRYARFSGAATALTASGAEVQLEQVTFRECRTAVKGLREAHLRVRDSRFENNQIGVDAELKSRLTLQGCLFEGQAQAGARVATGSHLKLSDCRFVGNGAGLVLQQKITGAITASRFLDNDRGLVGTRTGAGLEVRGNLFENNRIALESETFSQFALSDNRFVRNQTAVKSDQFATGEFLHNLFEGNRIALKNTRRADPRVARNVFHGNEVAVYCDFSSYPRLHDNNFVENPLAVKLGPFQSAAGARLPGAQRQEGMIGPGPGAALEFQADSIQDFIDASANWWGMDTPQLAAAGAEGNPSIFFDRRDQAEVELTDGAGGGLLDQVRFSPWLNAPVADAGPR
- a CDS encoding diguanylate cyclase, whose translation is MDSAILVIDDSKVGRQHILETLQKTALFKKYHEAADGLEGFKKILAQPVDVVLCDVDMPGIDGFKFLAMVKTREELRDIPVIMLTGKENREDKIRGLELGASDYVTKPFDPGELVARVKVQLKIKSLQDSLKESNQLLLELSNTDPLTRLSNRRHLMDTLAREFKRSDRAHTPFALVMVDIDYFKKINDTYGHQVGDEVLAEMATLLRGHLREYDLAARYGGEEFALVLPETEIDRALQVAERLRTAAQELKFSGPMAGQKLTVSLGVACAPHPNINSVDDLIRLADDALYKAKNEGRNCIRSMNDL
- a CDS encoding YqaE/Pmp3 family membrane protein — its product is MDLVRVLIAILLPPLGVFLQVGIGKHFWINLLLTLLGYIPGLVHAIWIIAKK
- a CDS encoding 4Fe-4S binding protein; this encodes MSLKHLRIAVQLLCLGGFVLLFVLTEYRGEDQLAYPVSLLFRIDPLAALAAALAPGAFGWSLLWPALVVVLLTFILGRFFCGWVCPLGTTLDGLGRVVGRGNGPVATGWRRSKYYLLILLTAAGVFGLQIIGLFDPLAIFLRTLTLSLYPAWNLVVNGIFERLYHNPVPVVSPLADRVYPFFDKYLLSFHPPTFTLAVFTLLVFFAIVALEKIERRFWCKNLCPLGALFGLCARHALLRREPAAPCSDCSACLNHCRSGAVSGAGHRAGECLLCMDCEGFCPQGRVRWAWGAPRAGQGVDLSRRGVITAAAAGMVLAPVAGVTPAMWQRHSFLLRPPGSVAEAEFQRRCIRCGECMKVCIGGALHPALLDAGPTGLWTPVLVPRIGYCEYNCTLCGQVCPTGAIRPLSLEEKHEFVIGIAVFDQNRCIPFARGEECLVCEEHCPTPEKAIVFDVRPLLVGDEERLVKLPRVVRNRCIGCGICETRCPVEGISPIRVTNEGESRRPFDPWA
- a CDS encoding glycine betaine ABC transporter substrate-binding protein — protein: MKIKTGRLLVAAVLVLLLGGLAGQAAACVGKTLTLGTTADPQQTLLAEIVALLISERTGTAVNIEQFDSAAAVHDAQLRANVDIVIGYTALGHLDILGAEPLSDPQDLYQTVKARFSQDMNLIWLEPFGFDRQAQTAALVSDQAAPVVRRDTLRRFPALARLIGRLGGTIDEATLAALEEQSQSQPARDVARGFLRENRLI
- a CDS encoding DUF362 domain-containing protein, with the translated sequence MAQLDRRRFVRQSLHGALAAATLGTLPVLDLLALPARAEDSRVTLALREGQDIERLVADTLAALGGMEKFVGRGETVVVKPNIGWDRSPETAANTNPLVVRAVVEHCLEAGARSVQVFDRSANDARRCYVNSGIEAAVNAIGSDRVRVEHMDRRAYRDIAIKKGVELTNWPFYVPALEADRFINVPIAKHHGLSTVTFGLKNIMGVIGGNRGVLHRRLSESLADINTVVHSDLTLIDAVRILVANGPQGGRLEDVRRTDTLIASADIVAADAAACRLFGHAPEDIEMITEAARRGLGTMNPERIVRV
- a CDS encoding sll1863 family stress response protein produces the protein MDKEKKEAYRKKIEAQLEEWDAHIDVLRARAKKAGADARLQLDKQIEDLKARRENVRHRLTELQQAGDEAWHKVRDGIDKAGAEFKSAWEKIKERF